The proteins below come from a single Vibrio cyclitrophicus genomic window:
- a CDS encoding succinylglutamate desuccinylase/aspartoacylase family protein — MKTEYLGDVLQGRQVIGSLNVEDLPAGEHQFWFQVTSDGLGQPKNMPVSVFKGSQEGPKLMITAGIHGDELNGVLAAQQIIRDLVGKTLKGTVTIVPTVNLSGLLNHSRDFISSDPGSCPANLNRLFPGDANGLAAERFVASLWERLLKHNATFAVDLHTQTRGAVYPLYVFADYRVEQCLEMARLMQPDCVLNDPGDPGILETVWNRSGIPSVTVEVGMGKFTQPDMIQRAVGGVFNMLSYYEMFEIDRHNPDKMQLPSIDWVEGNDVVSIRADIGGFVLPQVELLQSVEQDDLLAIQYDAFGNECRRYRAPSSGRVLSYNVDALREPGALVCRLLS, encoded by the coding sequence ATGAAAACAGAGTACTTAGGCGATGTTTTACAAGGTAGGCAGGTTATTGGTTCCTTGAATGTTGAAGACTTACCCGCTGGAGAGCATCAGTTTTGGTTTCAAGTAACCAGTGATGGGTTAGGGCAACCTAAGAATATGCCTGTTTCTGTTTTTAAAGGCAGTCAAGAAGGCCCTAAGCTGATGATTACTGCTGGTATTCACGGTGATGAGCTAAATGGTGTGTTGGCTGCTCAGCAAATTATCAGAGACTTAGTAGGTAAAACTCTCAAAGGTACGGTAACGATTGTGCCTACTGTGAATTTGTCTGGTTTGCTGAACCATAGCCGTGATTTTATATCTTCGGATCCGGGTTCTTGCCCGGCCAACCTCAATCGGCTCTTTCCGGGGGATGCGAATGGCCTAGCTGCGGAGCGCTTTGTTGCGTCTTTGTGGGAGCGTTTGCTTAAGCATAATGCTACCTTCGCCGTCGACCTCCATACTCAAACTCGTGGTGCAGTCTACCCGCTTTATGTGTTTGCTGATTACCGAGTCGAACAATGTTTGGAGATGGCGAGACTGATGCAACCCGATTGCGTTCTGAATGACCCTGGCGACCCCGGTATTTTAGAAACGGTTTGGAATCGAAGTGGAATTCCGAGTGTCACGGTGGAAGTGGGTATGGGGAAATTTACTCAACCTGACATGATTCAACGAGCAGTAGGCGGTGTTTTTAACATGCTGTCTTATTATGAAATGTTCGAGATAGACCGACATAACCCAGACAAAATGCAATTGCCGAGCATAGATTGGGTAGAGGGTAATGACGTGGTTTCTATCCGCGCTGATATTGGTGGCTTCGTATTGCCACAGGTTGAACTTCTACAGAGCGTAGAACAAGATGATTTGTTGGCCATCCAGTATGATGCTTTCGGCAATGAATGTCGTCGTTATCGCGCGCCATCTTCTGGCCGTGTACTCAGCTATAATGTCGATGCGTTAAGGGAGCCGGGTGCGCTTGTTTGTCGCTTGTTAAGTTAG
- a CDS encoding porin: protein MNKAVLASAVVAALVSGSSLAATVYSSDGTELKIGGRAEFRGDFIGSGGEEIEGTMENKSRFRLNVGGTTEINSDLSGFGFYEAEQSVKSSADNDKTDNFKQRYMYAGLEGNFGAVSVGRQDTAAAQISEMSDVTIYSGDQKAFINAGDEQVNNTFVYAYDADALSLKASFIAGEDKDTDGYGISGIYTLPMGLGFGLGYSGNDNGTGNGSATAVIAGINYKMDALYLGATYTMGDLDDKSKTEFSGVEVAVKYKLTDQFELAGLYQKQEEDATQNLTVDTADFFELTGTYKFNKSIRTYVAYQLNNLDDVKVSGLETQSEDSLRLGLRYDF, encoded by the coding sequence ATGAATAAGGCAGTTTTAGCTTCTGCAGTCGTAGCGGCACTAGTTTCAGGTTCGTCTCTAGCAGCAACAGTTTACAGCTCTGATGGTACTGAACTTAAAATTGGCGGTCGCGCAGAATTCCGTGGTGATTTCATTGGTTCAGGCGGTGAAGAAATCGAAGGTACAATGGAAAATAAAAGCCGTTTTCGTTTGAACGTTGGCGGTACTACAGAAATCAATAGTGACCTCTCAGGTTTTGGTTTCTACGAAGCAGAACAAAGCGTGAAATCTTCAGCTGATAACGATAAGACAGATAACTTCAAACAACGTTATATGTACGCAGGCCTAGAAGGTAATTTTGGTGCTGTTTCGGTAGGCCGTCAAGATACAGCTGCTGCTCAAATTTCGGAAATGTCAGATGTTACTATCTACTCTGGTGACCAAAAAGCATTCATCAACGCTGGCGACGAACAGGTAAACAACACGTTTGTATACGCTTACGACGCTGACGCGCTTTCTTTGAAAGCAAGTTTTATCGCAGGTGAAGATAAAGACACTGACGGTTACGGCATCTCTGGTATTTACACACTACCAATGGGTTTAGGCTTTGGTCTTGGCTACTCAGGTAATGACAACGGTACTGGTAATGGTTCGGCAACGGCTGTAATCGCTGGTATTAATTACAAAATGGATGCTTTATACCTAGGTGCGACATATACAATGGGCGACCTAGACGACAAATCAAAAACTGAGTTCTCAGGTGTGGAAGTTGCTGTTAAGTACAAGCTAACAGACCAATTTGAACTGGCGGGTTTGTACCAAAAACAAGAAGAAGACGCGACACAGAACTTAACTGTAGACACAGCTGACTTCTTTGAACTAACGGGGACTTATAAATTCAACAAATCTATCCGTACATACGTTGCTTACCAACTAAACAACCTAGACGATGTGAAGGTTTCAGGCCTAGAAACACAAAGCGAAGATTCTCTGCGCCTAGGTCTACGTTACGACTTCTAA
- a CDS encoding DMT family transporter, with translation MSQHHPIQGASWMLTAGLAFAVINSLTQVASIHFGLTSTTVAVIQYAIALCAILPYLKTLGIRRALRTDNLKMHVFRVFLSVIGIQLWIWALAYPVPIWQGIALLMTSPLFATIGSGLFLKEKVGAARWGATLAGFVGAMVILEPWGEDFSWATLLPVGAAFFWACYSLMVKKLSSQDSPSTMVVYLLLLITPFNLLLAVPDWQTPSGGTIWGILIIIGIMTALAQWAIVKAYSVADASFVQPFDHAKLPLNVLAGWIVFSWVPPGRLWLGAAIIIASVAFITHWETKKPAKIK, from the coding sequence ATGTCACAACATCATCCGATCCAAGGCGCTAGCTGGATGCTAACCGCAGGCTTAGCCTTTGCCGTTATTAATAGCTTAACCCAGGTCGCCAGTATTCATTTCGGACTTACTTCTACCACCGTCGCCGTTATCCAATATGCCATTGCATTGTGCGCCATTCTCCCATACCTAAAAACACTGGGGATTCGCCGTGCACTCAGAACCGACAATCTAAAAATGCACGTATTCCGTGTTTTCTTATCAGTTATTGGTATCCAACTCTGGATCTGGGCACTTGCTTACCCTGTACCCATTTGGCAAGGCATAGCCCTGCTCATGACCTCACCACTGTTTGCAACTATAGGTTCTGGCCTTTTCCTGAAAGAAAAAGTGGGGGCAGCTCGTTGGGGGGCAACTTTAGCCGGTTTCGTTGGTGCGATGGTCATCCTTGAACCATGGGGCGAAGACTTTAGTTGGGCAACACTATTACCCGTTGGCGCCGCTTTTTTCTGGGCTTGCTACTCTCTGATGGTGAAGAAACTTTCGTCACAAGATAGTCCTTCAACCATGGTGGTTTACCTGCTTCTCTTGATTACACCCTTTAACCTTCTTCTTGCTGTGCCTGATTGGCAAACTCCAAGCGGAGGCACTATCTGGGGAATATTAATTATCATTGGCATAATGACTGCGCTTGCACAATGGGCAATCGTGAAAGCTTACTCCGTGGCCGATGCCTCTTTTGTTCAACCATTTGACCACGCTAAGCTTCCACTCAATGTATTAGCAGGTTGGATCGTGTTTAGTTGGGTTCCACCTGGTCGTTTATGGCTAGGAGCCGCTATTATTATTGCATCAGTCGCGTTTATTACCCATTGGGAAACAAAAAAGCCGGCGAAAATAAAGTAA
- a CDS encoding glutaredoxin domain-containing protein, which yields MKKPVKITLYRWAGSWGPFKINIPCGECTLTKDILKDTFENELAGVDVELEVKDWLSHWWEPLKLGSWHAPILVVEGKVVSQGEALNRGVLVQSVIKEWTKRDSLKGNIVYGKATCPFCVKAKKMLDEAGVEYTYHDVVKDSAALYRMIPEVKAHIGEKTPVTVPQIWLDGKYIGGADNLEAWMKENGLDTIPNNVVDLSSQSVNE from the coding sequence ATGAAGAAACCAGTCAAGATCACACTATACCGTTGGGCAGGCAGCTGGGGTCCATTTAAAATAAACATCCCATGTGGAGAATGTACCCTCACCAAAGACATTCTGAAGGATACTTTTGAGAATGAGTTAGCAGGCGTTGATGTAGAGCTGGAAGTGAAAGATTGGTTATCTCACTGGTGGGAACCTTTAAAACTGGGTTCTTGGCATGCTCCAATCCTAGTTGTAGAAGGTAAAGTTGTTAGTCAAGGTGAAGCACTTAACCGCGGCGTGTTAGTTCAGTCGGTCATTAAAGAGTGGACTAAGCGAGACAGCTTGAAAGGCAACATTGTTTACGGCAAAGCGACCTGTCCATTCTGCGTCAAAGCAAAAAAAATGCTTGATGAAGCCGGCGTCGAATACACATACCACGATGTTGTAAAAGATAGCGCAGCCTTATATCGAATGATCCCTGAAGTGAAAGCGCACATTGGTGAGAAAACACCCGTCACCGTACCTCAAATCTGGCTTGATGGAAAATACATCGGCGGTGCCGACAACTTGGAAGCATGGATGAAAGAAAATGGTTTAGACACCATTCCTAACAACGTTGTCGACTTATCCAGCCAATCGGTTAACGAATAA